One Trichoderma atroviride chromosome 7, complete sequence DNA segment encodes these proteins:
- a CDS encoding uncharacterized protein (EggNog:ENOG41~TransMembrane:6 (i591-612o618-643i664-684o704-729i741-758o778-797i)) — protein MEASSLRADYTAMQYGPKIECPFSTVTASFYHFVTSFPENIALHDLSGATTQQTTYRQLAIRAQALATKLRSLGVRPHQRIPLVVKRSSEMVVGIWAILSCGAQYVPLDGGVVPDSTIRHVFEQSGGNIICCLTSTVHRIRDLCPSASPVIIDQQELDSMPHEEKWVDLATSDSGCYIIYTSGTTGKPKGVDVTHKNVANLVCMSPGNLGIRPGNRVGQVLNISFDMAAWEIFACLCNGGTLVIRGSKWEPAIELLDTLVCTPTILSKYPPTKYPNIKVAATAGEPTSQDLADLWAKHAIYWNSCGPTETTIVNTMQKHIVGDGLSIGRPTPNNNVYILDDNGSPVPVGEPGTMWAGGYGVSRGYVGLEAKTKESYIPDPFTNDGSKMYCTGDLGLWRPDGSIEILGRADDQVKVKGFRVELDGVSSSMASAPGVTRACALLIDGEIHGFAVPSNQDPGAILEHTRRLQPYYAVPSNVHLLDEFPTTANGKIDKKSLRMLASGPASPTISESSTVFSTTVQSATLSKALSGKSSPLVGFRSVSSSSSLTAASTEEEKEDKVEEEIDLSRDVPDKKWPKPWRGLRKRVLIPYRFLFSFVGFLNIGVLIAILVLRPRVEWLATITAANLVTGVLIRQDVVINMLYTTFCSVPKSFPFWIRQRCAKIYHLGGVHSGAGICATAWLLASTIQATVARFQLDGPPSRASLANLVVSWLLCGLCCFIVAAAWPPFRKANHDMFEKMHRFLGWSALALFWAKTVVSVYDSTPAGQSFGHALAKTPALWMLSVATFSVAFSWFFLRKVKVNAEPLSEHAVRLHFDYTVPVNGSFTRISHRPLFEWHSFATIPAPQPDLEAGISAGYSLVVSNAGDWTKRCIRNPPTSIWVRGLPACGVMRIATLFNRVVVIATGSGIGPMLGHIGHPSCPTQLIWSTPSPEKTFGKKIIDTIKGSIPGAIIHDTRTQGRPDLVRMGYNMVKEFNAEAVIIIANEKITKKVVYGLETRGVPAFGAIWDS, from the exons ATGGAGGCTTCAAGTCTTCGCGCAGACTATACTGCCATGCAGTATGGTCCCAAGATCGAATGCCCCTTTTCAACAGTTACCGCATCTTTCTACCACTTTGTTACATCTTTTCCTGAAAATATTGCCCTCCACGATCTGTCTGGTGCTACCACTCAGCAGACCACATACCGCCAACTCGCCATTCGGGCTCAGGCCCTCGCCACAAAGCTCCGAAGCCTTGGTGTTCGCCCCCACCAGAGAATTCCTCTCGTTGTCAAGAGGAGCTCTGAGATGGTGGTAGGCATCTGGGCAATTCTCTCTTGTGGTGCCCAATATGTTCCTCTCGATGGCGGTGTTGTTCCCGACTCGACCATCCGGCACGTTTTTGAACAATCTGGTGGCAACATCATCTGCTGTTTAACGTCTACCGTTCACCGGATCCGAGATCTCTGCCCTAGCGCCTCTCCAGTCATTATTGATCAGCAAGAGCTTGACAGTATGCCGCATGAGGAGAAATGGGTGGATTTGGCCACTTCAGACAGCGGATGCTACATCATTTACACATCTG GTACAACTGGCAAGCCCAAAGGGGTTGACGTGACACATAAAAATGTTGCCAATCTTGTTTGTATGTCTCCCGGTAACTTGGGTATTCGACCAGGTAATCGGGTGGGACAAGTCCTCAACATTAGCTTTGACATGG CCGCCTGGGAGATCTTTGCATGCCTGTGCAATGGAGGCACCCTTGTCATTCGAGGTTCCAAATGGGAACCCGCTATTGAGCTG CTCGATACTTTGGTTTGCACACCAACAATCTTGTCTAAATACCCTCCTACCAAGTACCCCAACATCAAAGTTGCCGCGACAGCTGGAGAGCCTACATCTCAAGA TCTCGCTGATCTATGGGCCAAACATGCAATTTACTGGAACAGCTGTGGCCCTACGGAGACGACCATTGTCAACACCATGCAGAAGCACATTGTTGGGGATGGCTTGTCCATCGGTCGCCCCACTCCCAATAACAACGTCTACATCCTCGATGACAATGGGAGTCCTGTGCCGGTAGGCGAACCTGGTACTATGTGGGCCGGCGGGTATGGAGTGTCTCGCGGCTACGTTGGCCTCGAGGCCAAGACAAAGGAGTCTTACATTCCAGATCCCTTTACCAATGACGG ATCCAAAATGTATTGTACCGGCGACTTGGGCCTGTGGCGGCCTGATGGCTCCATCGAGATCTTGGGTCGCGCTGACGACCAGGTTAAAGTCAAA GGCTTCCGTGTCGAGCTGGATGGCGTTTCTTCGTCAATGGCCTCTGCGCCAGGCGTCACCCGTGCATGTGCCCTCCTTATCGATGGAGAGATCCATGGTTTTGCTGTCCCGTCCAACCAGGATCCAGGAGCCATCCTAGAGCACACTCGTAGACTTCAGCCATACTATGCCGTGCCGTCTAATGTTCACTTGCTGGATGAATTCCCTACAACCGCCAATGGCAAGATTGACAAGAAATCTCTCCGCATGCTGGCCAGTGGACCAGCTTCTCCTACCATTTCGGAATCATCGACTGTTTTCAGCACAACAGTCCAATCAGCAACTCTGTCAAAAGCACTCAGTGGCAAGTCGAGTCCCTTGGTTGGCTTTCGATCtgtgtcttcttcttcgtctcttaCTGCCGCTTccactgaagaagagaaagaagacaaggtCGAGGAAGAGATTGACCTCTCCCGCGATGTCCCCGATAAGAAGTGGCCCAAACCCTGGAGGGGCCTCAGAAAACGTGTTCTCATTCCTTATCGATTTCTCTTCAGCTTTGTCGGCTTCCTCAATATCGGAGTGCTCATTGCCATTCTTGTCCTTCGCCCCAGAGTGGAATGGCTCGCAACCATCACAGCTGCGAACCTTGTCACCGGCGTACTCATCCGCCAAGATGTCGTCATCAATATGCTCTACACCACGTTCTGCTCTGTCCCCAAATCGTTCCCATTCTGGATTCGCCAACGCTGCGCAAAGATCTACCACCTTGGCGGAGTCCACTCCGGTGCCGGTATCTGCGCCACTGCATGGCTCCTCGCATCTACCATCCAAGCTACTGTTGCGCGCTTCCAGCTAGACGGACCGCCATCTAGAGCCTCTCTGGCCAACCTAGTCgtctcttggctgctgtgtGGTCTCTGCTGCTTTATTGTAGCGGCTGCTTGGCCTCCCTTTAGGAAGGCTAATCACGACATGTTTGAGAAGATGCACCGCTTTCTCGGATGGTCTGCACTTGCTCTTTTCTGGGCCAAGACGGTTGTCTCTGTTTACGACTCGACACCAGCTGGTCAGAGTTTCGGGCatgccttggccaagactCCAGCCCTTTGGATGCTCAGCGTGGCCACCTTTAGCGTTGCCTTTTCTTGGTTCTTCCTCCgcaaggtcaaggtcaacGCTGAGCCGCTGTCGGAGCATGCTGTCCGCTTGCACTTTGACTATACAGTTCCTGTGAATGGCAGCTTTACGCGAATCTCCCACCGTCCGCTCTTTGAGTGGCACTCTTTTGCGACGATCCCAGCCCCGCAGCCAGACCTCGAGGCGGGCATCTCGGCAGGTTATTCTCTGGTGGTATCAAACGCTGGCGATTGGACCAAGCGGTGCATTCGAAACCCTCCCACTAGCATCTGGGTCCGTGGTCTCCCAGCATGCGGAGTCATGCGCATTGCCACGCTGTTTAACCGCGTTGTCGTGATTGCCACGGGATCTGGGATTGGCCCCATGCTGGGTCATATCGGACACCCAAGCTGTCCCACTCAGCTCATCTGGTCAACCCCGTCTCCCGAGAAAACATTTGGGAAGAAGATCATCGATACCATCAAAGGGTCCATCCCTGGCGCCATCATCCACGACACCCGAACCCAGGGCCGGCCCGACCTTGTTCGCATGGGTTATAACATGGTCAAGGAGTTTAACGCCGAAGCCGTTATCATCATTGCCAACGAGAAAATCACTAAAAAGGTTGTATATGGCCTAGAGACTCGAGGTGTTCCCGCTTTTGGCGCCATTTGGGACAGTTGA